One window of the Conexibacter sp. SYSU D00693 genome contains the following:
- a CDS encoding thioesterase family protein, which translates to MTAAQDAPAAPPRREDFPHVEPITTRWKDNDVYGHVNNVEYYSFFDTVINAYLIREGGLDIHRGDVIGLCAESHCRFLAALEFPQAIDAGLRVGHLGRSSVRYELGLFAEGADDAAAAGWFVHVFVGREDRRPAGIPAGVRAALERLA; encoded by the coding sequence GTGACCGCCGCCCAGGACGCCCCGGCCGCGCCGCCGCGTCGCGAGGACTTCCCGCACGTCGAGCCGATCACGACGCGCTGGAAGGACAACGACGTCTACGGCCACGTCAACAACGTCGAGTACTACTCGTTCTTCGACACCGTCATCAACGCGTACCTCATCCGGGAGGGCGGGCTCGACATCCACCGCGGCGACGTCATCGGGCTGTGCGCCGAGTCGCACTGCCGCTTCCTCGCGGCGCTCGAGTTCCCGCAGGCGATCGACGCCGGCCTGCGGGTCGGCCACCTGGGCCGCTCGAGCGTCCGCTACGAGCTGGGCCTCTTCGCCGAGGGCGCCGACGACGCGGCGGCCGCCGGGTGGTTCGTCCACGTCTTCGTCGGCCGCGAGGACCGCCGGCCCGCCGGGATCCCCGCGGGCGTCCGCGCGGCGCTGGAGCGCCTGGCATGA